The Candidatus Manganitrophus noduliformans genome includes a window with the following:
- the dndE gene encoding DNA sulfur modification protein DndE, with protein sequence MKITKLRLTKEASNRLRFLAGKTGLTPNLLCRLGFCLSLNEPSIPNPTDYPEEDREFNRYTLLGEYDLLFVSLLKQRCYQDGLELSDLSDHFRAHMNRGVVLLQKRIKGVGDIVELLQ encoded by the coding sequence ATGAAAATCACTAAACTGCGCCTAACGAAGGAAGCCTCCAACCGGCTACGCTTTCTAGCAGGTAAAACGGGGTTGACACCTAATTTGTTATGCCGCCTTGGGTTCTGCCTTTCCCTGAACGAGCCATCGATCCCGAACCCAACTGACTACCCCGAAGAGGACCGTGAGTTCAATCGATATACCCTTTTGGGAGAATATGATCTTTTATTTGTATCCTTACTCAAGCAGCGCTGTTACCAGGATGGTCTCGAGCTCTCGGACCTTTCTGATCACTTCCGCGCCCATATGAACCGTGGAGTCGTCCTACTTCAAAAAAGGATAAAAGGTGTCGGCGATATTGTGGAGTTACTTCAGTAG
- the dndD gene encoding DNA sulfur modification protein DndD produces the protein MILTSLTLVDFGLFRGRQTVQLAPRPGRPIVLFGGKNGVGKTTLLEAIRLCLYGPGVLGDRVSKETYLQYLKSRIHSNPTLLIQPTVASVTLEFRYADVGVIHAYEVTRSWELRGTQKIIEYLEVKRAGSLLNDVSADHWQDFVRELIPPGVSQLFFFDGEKIQQLADDTSDQQTLADAIKSLFGLDAVERLQTDLGTYLSRIIRPLQGGKQSEEVERLQQEMEDIRNKLAHFRSNRQELETKFSERRSAIARVESKITSEGGLFVRNRNSLTQKKAELKARISQHEGTIRQLCANLLPFALVPKLCTQLKEQLLLEEQAVQSKAASDHLKSLKNHLFSQLDSTGFWKGIPKLPAGAKKAVISKIRDAVKDLVAFKKPQATHLIHQISPAESQRLQLWIDQIGNDISKKAQVISRELEDSYRDFQKVDEALRKIPADDVLKPLLEQLNGLHRELGELGKQTLVLDQEIKSAELKLAEYQRNYNQATEVLAEKASTSSRIQLVPRIHRVLEEYKSGLIQSRVNQLQEEVTTSFNQLCRKKDALRTIAIDPKDFSVTFYDRQNRSLPKVQLSAGEKQIYAISMLWALSKISGRPLPMIIDTPLARLDTDHRKILVNQYFPTASHQVIILSTDTEVDQSYFAQLRKNISMNYRLEFDSVEYCTTIHSGYFWKGTDENH, from the coding sequence ATGATTCTGACCAGTTTGACTTTGGTTGACTTCGGACTCTTCCGGGGCCGCCAAACCGTTCAACTTGCTCCTCGCCCCGGCCGACCTATTGTTCTCTTTGGCGGTAAAAACGGGGTGGGGAAAACGACCCTCCTTGAAGCCATCCGACTCTGCTTGTACGGCCCCGGTGTTTTAGGGGACCGCGTTTCGAAAGAAACATATCTTCAATATCTGAAAAGCCGGATTCATTCCAATCCCACCTTGCTCATTCAGCCGACAGTAGCTTCAGTGACTCTTGAGTTCAGATATGCAGACGTCGGGGTGATTCATGCCTATGAGGTAACACGATCATGGGAGCTCCGAGGGACTCAAAAAATCATAGAATATTTAGAAGTAAAACGCGCTGGAAGTCTACTAAACGATGTCTCTGCGGATCACTGGCAGGATTTTGTCCGGGAGTTGATCCCCCCCGGTGTCTCTCAGCTCTTCTTCTTCGATGGGGAGAAAATCCAACAGCTCGCCGACGATACCTCTGACCAACAAACCCTGGCGGATGCGATCAAATCGCTCTTTGGGCTGGACGCCGTCGAACGGCTCCAGACCGACCTTGGAACTTATCTGTCCCGAATCATAAGGCCACTCCAGGGAGGAAAGCAGAGCGAAGAGGTTGAGCGGCTTCAACAGGAAATGGAGGACATCCGAAACAAGTTAGCTCATTTCCGCAGCAATCGCCAGGAATTAGAGACGAAATTTTCCGAGCGGCGCTCGGCAATCGCTCGAGTAGAGTCGAAAATTACGTCTGAAGGTGGGCTCTTTGTACGAAACCGGAACAGTCTTACTCAGAAAAAGGCAGAACTCAAAGCCCGGATTAGTCAACATGAGGGGACAATTCGCCAATTATGCGCCAACCTTTTGCCCTTTGCATTGGTTCCAAAACTCTGTACTCAACTGAAAGAACAACTTCTCTTAGAAGAGCAGGCGGTTCAGTCGAAAGCTGCCAGCGACCATCTAAAGTCGTTGAAGAATCACCTCTTCAGTCAACTCGATTCGACCGGCTTTTGGAAAGGAATCCCAAAGCTGCCGGCTGGAGCCAAAAAAGCCGTTATCTCGAAGATTAGAGATGCCGTAAAAGACCTTGTCGCCTTTAAGAAGCCCCAAGCGACACATCTCATTCACCAAATATCTCCGGCTGAAAGCCAGCGACTCCAACTTTGGATTGATCAGATTGGAAATGACATCTCAAAAAAGGCGCAAGTAATCTCCCGCGAATTAGAAGATAGCTATCGTGATTTCCAGAAAGTGGACGAGGCCCTGCGAAAAATTCCGGCTGATGATGTGCTAAAACCGTTACTTGAGCAACTCAATGGTTTACATCGTGAGCTTGGCGAACTTGGAAAGCAAACACTGGTTTTAGATCAAGAGATTAAATCGGCCGAATTAAAATTGGCTGAATATCAACGAAACTATAATCAAGCAACGGAGGTGCTTGCGGAAAAGGCCTCGACGTCGTCGCGAATTCAACTCGTACCTAGGATTCACAGAGTCCTCGAGGAATATAAGTCGGGCCTTATCCAAAGCAGAGTCAATCAGCTTCAAGAAGAAGTCACAACAAGTTTTAACCAGTTATGCCGTAAAAAAGATGCGCTCCGCACAATTGCCATCGATCCAAAGGATTTCTCTGTCACCTTTTACGATCGGCAGAACCGGTCACTCCCAAAGGTGCAACTCTCGGCAGGCGAGAAACAAATCTATGCGATCTCTATGTTATGGGCTTTGTCGAAAATTTCCGGCCGGCCTTTACCTATGATTATCGATACTCCTCTTGCTCGACTGGATACCGATCACAGAAAGATCCTCGTGAATCAATATTTCCCGACCGCAAGCCATCAGGTCATTATTCTGTCGACAGATACCGAGGTGGATCAGTCTTACTTTGCGCAGCTTCGGAAGAATATTTCAATGAATTACCGGTTAGAGTTTGACTCGGTCGAATATTGTACAACCATTCATTCAGGATACTTTTGGAAGGGCACAGATGAAAATCACTAA
- the dndC gene encoding DNA phosphorothioation system sulfurtransferase DndC: protein MEMFPTQMLEKERLDARYDEIRSVYLEHPQPWVIGYSGGKDSTTALQLIWSALSKLPKEKLSKPLYIISSDTLVETPKIVDYIDSSLEKMNVAAREQGLPFTAHKVKPLLKDTFWVNLIGRGYPAPSKRFRWCTERLKIDPANHFILDKVAEHGEVIVVLGVRKSESATRAQVMSLHRVKGSLLSRHTTLPNASVYTPIEDFTVEDVWTYLLQVPSPWGSNNRDLVTLYRNAQAGECPLVVDKTTPSCGNSRFGCWVCTVVTRDKSMEAMIENGEEWLEPMLEYRDLLASTQDPAVKAQVRELKRRNGRVMAKAGGGIIFGPYKLEVRKDLLRRLLQVQKQVRTTGPNPNEGLIGAEELFEIRRLWRSEAQDWEDSVPKIYREVMGEDLDWIADDQPTFSSEERRMLDSICERHDVPSTMVAKLLDIERELHGMSRRSSIHQKIASVLEEDWRSEEEIISGESES, encoded by the coding sequence ATGGAGATGTTTCCAACACAGATGCTAGAGAAGGAGCGGCTCGACGCGCGTTATGACGAGATTCGAAGCGTCTACCTCGAGCATCCTCAGCCTTGGGTGATCGGTTACAGCGGCGGGAAGGACTCAACGACCGCATTGCAGCTTATCTGGTCGGCTTTATCGAAACTTCCCAAGGAAAAATTATCTAAACCGCTCTATATTATCTCGTCTGATACACTCGTCGAGACTCCGAAAATTGTGGACTATATCGACTCTTCTCTTGAGAAGATGAACGTGGCGGCCCGCGAGCAAGGCCTTCCATTTACCGCTCATAAAGTAAAACCTCTTTTGAAGGATACATTCTGGGTGAATCTGATCGGGCGTGGCTACCCTGCTCCTTCCAAGAGATTCCGATGGTGCACTGAGCGATTAAAGATCGATCCTGCGAACCATTTTATACTCGATAAAGTGGCCGAACACGGCGAGGTGATCGTTGTTCTCGGTGTTCGGAAATCAGAGAGTGCAACCCGGGCTCAAGTCATGAGCCTGCACCGAGTGAAAGGGAGCTTGCTCTCTCGCCATACGACTCTACCGAATGCATCTGTCTATACCCCTATTGAGGACTTCACAGTCGAAGATGTATGGACATATCTCCTTCAGGTCCCGTCCCCCTGGGGAAGCAACAACAGAGATCTGGTAACGCTCTACAGAAATGCGCAAGCAGGCGAGTGTCCGCTTGTAGTCGACAAAACTACTCCTTCCTGTGGAAATAGTCGGTTCGGTTGTTGGGTCTGCACCGTGGTCACGAGAGATAAATCAATGGAAGCAATGATCGAGAACGGCGAAGAGTGGCTTGAGCCGATGCTCGAGTACCGGGATTTGCTGGCATCTACACAAGATCCGGCCGTCAAGGCGCAAGTCCGGGAGCTGAAACGGCGTAACGGCAGAGTGATGGCAAAAGCCGGAGGCGGCATCATCTTTGGGCCTTACAAACTCGAAGTGCGGAAGGATCTTCTCCGCCGGCTGCTACAGGTGCAAAAGCAGGTGCGAACAACTGGTCCAAATCCCAACGAGGGTTTAATCGGCGCCGAAGAATTATTCGAGATTCGGCGATTATGGCGATCAGAGGCACAAGATTGGGAAGACTCCGTTCCTAAGATTTATCGTGAAGTGATGGGAGAAGATTTGGATTGGATTGCCGATGATCAACCCACCTTCTCTTCTGAAGAGCGTCGAATGCTGGATAGTATCTGCGAGAGGCATGACGTTCCATCGACGATGGTGGCAAAACTCCTCGACATCGAGCGGGAGCTGCATGGGATGAGCCGGCGATCCTCTATTCACCAGAAAATTGCATCCGTGCTCGAAGAAGATTGGCGTTCCGAAGAGGAAATTATCTCTGGCGAGTCCGAATCATGA
- the dndB gene encoding DNA sulfur modification protein DndB, which produces MHLEPENLSDSFSYVFSALRGIQAGREYFVAMCPLNIIPKIFLFDEGEIPPNLRAQRSLNRTRIPEISQYIIENPKEYVFSSITASIDRDVSFEPFEKNGPGKNVGQLKIPMTAKFILNDGQHRRAAIEEALKERPGLGEETISVVFFIDKDLQRSQQMFADLNQHAVRPTKSLGILYDHRDPLSQLSRKLLERVSIFKGMTETEKTTISNRSIKLFTLSSIYQGTRALLNKPTNGQISSQEEALAIDFWTEISKYIPEWQLAQQKEVSAAELRRDYIHAHGIALHTLGIVGSSLIAAEPKRWKERLKLLTKVDWSRSNTRLWEGRAMIGGRVSKAHNNVILTAAALKLTLELPLSPEEKKVDSHFKKRGG; this is translated from the coding sequence ATGCATCTGGAGCCGGAAAATTTAAGTGATTCGTTTTCATATGTCTTCTCAGCACTCCGAGGTATTCAGGCCGGCCGTGAATACTTTGTTGCAATGTGTCCTCTTAATATCATTCCGAAAATATTTCTCTTCGATGAAGGTGAAATCCCTCCGAATCTGAGAGCTCAGCGGTCACTAAATCGCACTCGAATTCCAGAGATCTCGCAATACATTATCGAAAATCCGAAAGAGTATGTTTTCTCATCCATTACGGCATCGATCGACCGCGACGTCTCTTTCGAGCCTTTTGAAAAGAATGGCCCTGGGAAAAACGTCGGCCAATTGAAAATTCCAATGACGGCGAAATTTATCCTCAATGATGGCCAGCATCGAAGAGCAGCAATTGAAGAAGCCCTTAAAGAGCGACCTGGATTAGGAGAAGAAACAATCTCGGTGGTATTTTTTATTGATAAGGACCTTCAACGTAGTCAGCAGATGTTTGCGGATCTGAATCAGCATGCCGTTCGGCCGACCAAATCACTTGGGATCCTCTATGATCACCGAGATCCGCTGTCACAACTTTCAAGAAAGCTCCTGGAGCGGGTCTCGATTTTTAAAGGAATGACGGAAACCGAGAAAACGACAATATCGAATCGCTCGATAAAGCTTTTTACTCTGAGCAGCATTTATCAAGGAACCAGAGCCCTGCTCAATAAACCGACGAATGGCCAGATTTCATCACAAGAAGAGGCCCTGGCTATCGATTTTTGGACAGAGATCAGCAAATACATTCCAGAGTGGCAACTCGCCCAGCAGAAAGAAGTGAGCGCTGCGGAGCTGCGTCGAGATTACATCCATGCGCATGGGATCGCTCTCCATACTCTTGGAATCGTGGGATCGTCTCTAATCGCCGCAGAGCCAAAACGATGGAAAGAGCGCCTAAAGCTATTGACAAAGGTAGACTGGTCACGATCTAATACCAGACTTTGGGAAGGTCGGGCGATGATTGGCGGCCGTGTCAGCAAGGCCCACAATAATGTTATATTAACAGCGGCAGCTCTTAAACTGACGCTCGAACTGCCTCTCTCACCTGAAGAGAAAAAGGTTGATTCACACTTCAAAAAGCGCGGGGGCTGA
- a CDS encoding DEAD/DEAH box helicase family protein, translating into MASWYFFPKRDDFESLQSVKTHPMNLLKDLDLRITYRSDMGSIVDLFYNPCLERSILYRRAVGYFTSGGLAIAARGLSSFIRGSGKMMLVASPYMNEDDCRAISQGYEARNDVITRALIRFFDSDMDTLVRNRLSCLAWLIANERLEIKIAVRKPQAGTPFRGGLYHEKIGIFEDSRGHKVAFSGSSNETVGGLVDNFETLDIFWSWDDPQGRVVSKEQQFNDLWNDRTPSLEVLSFPRAAYEQLLKFKEEFPPLFDPESVPPSPAVVPLKERQRSFGVPESITLRDYQKSAIEEWVKNDFRGIFEMATGTGKTVTALSSAVELFKREQTLGIIILAPYIHLIDQWEDIVLEFGLFPVKCYESTSSWREKLKDQVTDLNTGGRRIICVIVTHTTACQLTFTEIVSRIKGSLLLIADEAHHLGASIFSKGLIPNAQFRLGLSATPGRWLDPAGNQILTDYFRKVVFSFPLQDAIARGFLCHYEYHAHIVPLDADEMGRYEDISLQISRIWVQASKDERAQTKLDFLLRERANILNCARGKIPLLKVLLPEPSEMTHVLFYCTHGQIDDVIHLLADTLSMRVRRFTAEESRQERQGLLSNFENGEIQGLVAMKCLDEGVDLPATKTAYILASSSNPREFIQRRGRILRLHPNKRRAVIHDLIAVPPISEGQTLFKECERVLLRRELARFKEFASAADNEYEATAQILEVASRFHVLDF; encoded by the coding sequence ATGGCCTCTTGGTATTTTTTCCCTAAGCGTGACGATTTTGAAAGTCTTCAGAGTGTGAAAACTCACCCTATGAATCTTCTGAAAGACCTGGATCTGAGAATCACTTATCGCTCCGACATGGGAAGCATTGTCGACCTCTTCTACAATCCTTGCCTGGAGCGATCAATCCTTTATCGAAGAGCGGTAGGATATTTCACCAGCGGCGGACTGGCAATCGCTGCTCGAGGGCTTTCCAGTTTTATAAGGGGCTCAGGCAAAATGATGCTGGTTGCCAGCCCATATATGAATGAGGATGACTGCAGGGCAATCTCTCAAGGTTATGAGGCACGCAACGACGTAATCACCAGGGCATTGATTCGCTTTTTTGATTCAGACATGGACACCCTGGTCCGGAACCGACTTTCATGTTTGGCGTGGCTGATTGCGAATGAGCGCCTCGAAATTAAGATCGCAGTGAGAAAACCACAAGCTGGTACACCCTTCCGCGGCGGCCTCTATCACGAAAAGATCGGGATTTTTGAGGACTCCAGGGGACATAAAGTTGCTTTCTCAGGATCTTCCAACGAGACAGTAGGAGGACTCGTAGATAATTTTGAAACGCTCGATATTTTTTGGTCCTGGGATGACCCTCAAGGAAGGGTGGTGTCAAAGGAGCAGCAGTTTAACGACCTCTGGAATGATCGAACGCCCAGCCTTGAGGTGTTGTCTTTTCCTAGAGCCGCATATGAACAGTTGCTAAAATTCAAAGAAGAATTCCCTCCGCTATTTGACCCCGAGTCAGTCCCGCCAAGCCCGGCCGTCGTGCCTCTTAAGGAAAGGCAACGTTCCTTTGGTGTTCCAGAGAGCATTACATTGAGGGATTACCAGAAGTCGGCCATTGAGGAGTGGGTTAAGAATGACTTCCGGGGTATTTTTGAAATGGCGACTGGAACCGGAAAAACAGTGACGGCCCTTAGCTCCGCGGTCGAGCTTTTTAAAAGAGAGCAGACATTAGGCATTATTATCCTGGCGCCGTATATCCATCTAATCGATCAATGGGAAGACATCGTCCTAGAGTTTGGACTCTTCCCGGTTAAGTGCTATGAGTCGACCTCTTCGTGGCGGGAAAAGTTAAAAGACCAGGTAACTGATCTCAACACCGGGGGCCGCAGAATAATCTGTGTAATCGTTACCCATACGACGGCATGCCAGCTAACATTTACCGAAATTGTGTCGCGAATAAAAGGGTCACTTTTGCTCATCGCCGATGAGGCACATCATCTAGGGGCCAGTATATTCTCAAAAGGATTGATTCCGAATGCGCAATTTCGGCTAGGTCTAAGCGCGACACCGGGCCGTTGGTTAGATCCTGCAGGAAACCAAATTCTAACGGACTATTTCAGAAAGGTCGTGTTCTCGTTTCCCTTACAAGATGCTATTGCCAGGGGATTTCTCTGCCACTATGAGTATCACGCTCATATTGTACCCCTGGATGCAGATGAAATGGGTCGATACGAGGATATCTCTCTCCAAATCTCAAGAATTTGGGTTCAGGCCTCGAAAGATGAACGGGCGCAGACAAAACTGGATTTCCTTCTGCGAGAGCGGGCAAATATTTTAAACTGCGCGAGGGGCAAAATCCCACTTTTAAAAGTCTTGCTTCCTGAACCAAGTGAAATGACGCACGTCCTCTTTTATTGCACGCACGGCCAGATTGATGATGTCATTCACCTCTTAGCTGATACACTCTCGATGCGCGTTCGACGATTTACCGCAGAGGAAAGTCGTCAAGAACGGCAGGGGCTTCTATCGAACTTTGAGAATGGTGAGATCCAGGGCTTGGTGGCGATGAAGTGTCTAGATGAAGGCGTGGACCTCCCAGCAACGAAAACCGCCTATATTCTTGCAAGCAGCAGCAATCCTCGCGAATTCATTCAGCGACGGGGCCGTATATTAAGACTCCATCCGAACAAACGTCGAGCCGTCATTCATGATCTCATAGCTGTTCCGCCAATATCGGAGGGGCAGACTCTGTTCAAAGAGTGTGAGCGGGTCTTGTTACGACGCGAACTAGCCAGGTTCAAGGAGTTTGCCTCCGCCGCGGACAATGAGTATGAAGCTACTGCGCAAATCCTAGAGGTTGCAAGCCGATTCCACGTATTGGATTTTTGA
- a CDS encoding AAA family ATPase, translating to MILKKLKIKNFRQYYGEQEIEFATGKKNVTVINGTTGAGKTNMFLAINWCLYGSEGIIDKVGEIVNKQAASESTEDETVDAEVELKFQHKGPDESETNFVAKRSTYEPDVLHLYCVTRKGSEKLPNPTLVLNTILPKEVRTYFLFDGEKIDDFAKPEHEKQVKQAVYGVLKLKVLDRAKGHISSVGDDYERELKKMETGKHIQELLKRKETLKDELGKEEKALQNARTELNAAQLLIGKLDEELSKQREIQTDHQRRQELEAEGKRIQEELDMIFDGIRAIGSSGAILLGAKAIQKAIAIIEEKRRRGEIPAGIREQFIRDLLEKLVCICGRTISKEGPEWHTLSGLMDRAMPNNIENRILETGGFLQAIKTKSEQNILQLRLLKKKKADLEDRLARVIKEADEISSRLMNVGIQKIEELEGKRKTAQKKCDDLHGEIGYKQANIQHQKEIISQLDQEIETAEGLEGKAKLIQKKLALIHDTVKAITEVYEKFAKQKRKEIEQETQKIFGKLIWKESQFTKVDLTDDYQLTILDRWGTPARPELSAGERQLLSLSFIMALSGASDDSASIVMDTPFGRLDAIPRENICMHLPELAEQLILFVTGTELHSKAREILKPQIGREYTLNWDKATGCTTIAEKELRK from the coding sequence ATGATCTTAAAGAAGCTTAAGATAAAAAACTTTCGCCAATATTATGGTGAACAAGAAATTGAGTTTGCCACAGGTAAAAAGAACGTCACGGTTATCAACGGAACGACGGGCGCTGGTAAGACTAATATGTTTCTTGCCATCAACTGGTGTTTATATGGTTCCGAAGGAATCATTGATAAGGTCGGTGAAATCGTAAATAAGCAAGCGGCTTCCGAATCTACCGAGGACGAAACGGTCGACGCCGAAGTAGAGCTTAAGTTCCAGCATAAAGGCCCCGATGAATCTGAAACTAATTTCGTGGCAAAAAGGAGTACCTACGAGCCAGATGTTCTTCACCTCTACTGTGTAACCCGAAAGGGCTCAGAGAAGCTTCCAAATCCGACGCTTGTCTTAAATACCATTTTGCCGAAAGAGGTCCGAACCTACTTTCTTTTTGATGGGGAGAAAATTGATGATTTCGCAAAACCAGAGCATGAAAAACAGGTGAAGCAGGCGGTATACGGCGTTCTTAAGCTAAAGGTGCTAGATCGTGCAAAAGGTCATATTTCAAGTGTCGGTGACGACTATGAACGAGAACTAAAAAAAATGGAGACGGGTAAACACATCCAAGAGTTGTTGAAGAGAAAAGAAACACTGAAAGATGAGCTTGGTAAAGAAGAGAAGGCGCTTCAGAATGCACGAACTGAATTGAATGCGGCTCAACTTTTAATTGGAAAACTCGATGAGGAACTCTCAAAACAGCGAGAGATTCAAACCGATCATCAGCGACGTCAGGAGTTGGAAGCCGAAGGAAAGAGAATTCAGGAAGAATTGGATATGATATTTGATGGAATCAGAGCGATTGGAAGTTCAGGGGCCATTTTGCTCGGCGCAAAGGCGATTCAAAAGGCAATTGCAATCATTGAGGAGAAGAGGCGGCGTGGGGAAATTCCTGCAGGGATCCGAGAGCAGTTTATTCGCGACCTGCTTGAAAAATTGGTTTGTATTTGTGGAAGGACAATATCTAAGGAGGGCCCGGAGTGGCATACCTTATCTGGATTGATGGACCGTGCTATGCCTAACAATATTGAGAATCGGATACTTGAAACAGGAGGGTTTTTGCAAGCGATCAAAACTAAATCAGAACAAAACATCCTTCAATTACGGTTGTTAAAAAAGAAAAAAGCAGACCTTGAGGACCGCTTAGCACGAGTTATAAAGGAAGCTGATGAAATTAGTTCAAGGCTAATGAATGTTGGCATTCAAAAGATTGAGGAACTTGAGGGGAAGCGTAAAACGGCACAAAAGAAATGCGATGATCTCCACGGAGAAATTGGATACAAGCAGGCAAACATTCAACATCAAAAAGAGATAATTAGTCAACTGGATCAGGAAATTGAAACCGCTGAGGGCTTGGAAGGGAAAGCAAAACTCATCCAGAAAAAGCTCGCTCTAATCCATGATACAGTCAAGGCGATCACGGAAGTCTATGAAAAATTTGCGAAACAGAAACGGAAAGAAATTGAACAGGAAACACAGAAAATATTTGGGAAGCTGATTTGGAAGGAGAGTCAATTTACAAAAGTGGATCTTACTGATGATTATCAGTTGACGATTCTCGACCGATGGGGCACTCCCGCTCGACCTGAACTTTCGGCAGGAGAACGCCAGCTGCTTAGCCTGTCCTTTATTATGGCACTGTCGGGAGCATCTGATGACTCTGCTTCAATAGTAATGGACACGCCATTTGGTCGCTTAGATGCGATACCACGCGAAAATATTTGCATGCACCTACCTGAACTCGCTGAACAGCTGATTCTGTTCGTAACTGGAACAGAACTCCATTCAAAAGCGCGTGAGATTCTAAAACCTCAGATTGGAAGAGAATATACCTTGAATTGGGATAAAGCTACAGGCTGTACCACAATAGCAGAGAAGGAATTAAGGAAATGA